In Citrobacter sp. RHB25-C09, the following proteins share a genomic window:
- the pmrA gene encoding two-component system response regulator PmrA — MKILIVEDDTLLLQGLILAAQTEGYACDGVATARAAEQCLENAHYSLVVLDLGLPDEDGLHFLARIRQKKYTLPVLILTARDTLADKISGLDVGADDYLVKPFALEELHARIRALLRRHNNQGESELVVGCLTLNMGRRQVWKEGEELVLTPKEYALLSRLMLKAGSPVHREILYNDIYNWDNEPSTNTLEVHIHNLRDKVGKSRIRTVRGFGYMLVANGSEEN; from the coding sequence ATGAAAATATTAATTGTTGAAGACGATACGTTGTTACTGCAGGGGTTGATTCTGGCGGCACAAACCGAAGGGTACGCCTGCGACGGTGTCGCCACTGCCCGTGCAGCGGAGCAATGTCTGGAAAACGCACACTACAGCCTGGTGGTGCTTGATCTCGGCCTGCCGGACGAAGATGGTTTGCATTTCCTGGCGCGAATCCGCCAGAAAAAATACACCCTGCCGGTGTTGATCCTCACCGCGCGAGACACCCTTGCCGATAAAATATCCGGGCTGGACGTGGGTGCCGATGATTATCTGGTGAAGCCTTTCGCCCTTGAGGAACTTCATGCCCGCATCCGCGCGCTGCTGCGCCGGCATAATAATCAGGGTGAGAGTGAACTGGTGGTCGGCTGTCTGACGCTTAATATGGGGCGTCGTCAGGTGTGGAAAGAGGGGGAAGAACTGGTCCTCACTCCGAAAGAGTACGCGCTACTCTCCCGCCTCATGCTGAAGGCCGGAAGCCCGGTACACCGCGAAATTCTCTACAACGACATTTATAACTGGGACAACGAACCCTCCACCAATACCCTGGAAGTGCATATTCATAACCTGCGCGACAAAGTCGGCAAGTCGCGAATTCGTACCGTGCGGGGGTTTGGCTACATGCTGGTAGCGAACGGGAGCGAGGAAAACTAA
- the pmrB gene encoding two-component system sensor histidine kinase PmrB encodes MKLTRFLHRPMTLRQRLMITIGLILLVFQLISTFWLWHESTEQIQLFEQALRDHRNNDRHIMHEIREAVASLIVPSVFMVGLTLVICYQAVRRITRPLADLQKELETRTADNLKPIDIHSSTVEIQAVVTALNELVNRLTTTIENERLFTADVAHELRTPLSGVRLHLELLSKAHNVDVAPLVARLDQMMDSVSQLLQLARVGQSFSSGTYQHVKLLDDVILPSYDELSTMLDQREQTLLLPESHDDVTVDGDATLLRMLLRNLVENAHRYSPKGTTITLSLKADDDAIMAVEDEGPGIDESKCGKLSEAFVRMDSRYGGIGLGLSIVTRITQLHHGQFILQNREGTTGTRAWVKLKKTQ; translated from the coding sequence TTGAAGCTGACGCGTTTTCTGCACAGGCCGATGACCCTGCGGCAGCGGCTGATGATCACGATTGGCCTGATTCTACTGGTCTTTCAGCTCATCAGTACCTTCTGGCTGTGGCACGAAAGCACCGAGCAAATCCAGCTTTTTGAGCAGGCGTTGCGGGACCATAGAAATAACGACCGCCACATCATGCATGAGATCCGCGAGGCGGTCGCCAGTCTGATCGTCCCCAGCGTGTTTATGGTGGGATTGACCCTCGTCATCTGTTACCAGGCGGTGCGCCGCATCACCCGCCCGCTCGCCGATCTGCAAAAAGAGTTAGAAACCCGCACGGCGGATAACCTGAAGCCGATTGATATTCATAGCTCGACCGTGGAAATTCAAGCGGTTGTTACGGCGCTAAATGAGCTGGTGAACAGACTGACCACCACCATCGAAAATGAACGCCTGTTCACTGCTGACGTTGCCCATGAACTGCGCACACCGCTATCGGGAGTGCGCCTGCATCTGGAGTTATTGTCGAAGGCGCACAATGTCGACGTCGCGCCCCTGGTCGCGCGTCTGGACCAAATGATGGACAGCGTGTCGCAACTCTTACAGCTCGCCCGCGTTGGGCAATCCTTTTCCTCCGGCACTTACCAACACGTTAAGCTGTTGGATGATGTGATCTTGCCCTCCTACGATGAGCTGAGCACCATGCTGGACCAGCGAGAGCAAACTTTGCTGCTCCCTGAGAGCCATGACGACGTTACCGTCGACGGCGATGCCACCCTCCTGCGGATGCTATTGCGAAATCTGGTGGAGAACGCCCATCGCTACAGCCCGAAAGGGACGACCATCACTCTCTCTCTGAAGGCAGATGATGACGCGATTATGGCGGTTGAGGACGAAGGGCCGGGAATAGACGAGAGTAAATGTGGCAAGTTAAGCGAAGCCTTTGTTCGCATGGACAGTCGCTACGGTGGAATTGGGCTGGGACTGAGTATCGTCACTCGCATCACCCAACTGCATCACGGGCAGTTCATATTGCAGAACCGCGAAGGAACGACAGGAACCCGTGCATGGGTGAAGCTAAAGAAGACTCAGTAA
- the pmrR gene encoding LpxT activity modulator PmrR, producing the protein MKQRVYESLTTVFSVLIVSSFLYVWLTTY; encoded by the coding sequence ATGAAACAACGTGTTTATGAAAGTTTAACGACGGTATTTAGCGTACTGATTGTCAGCAGCTTTTTGTATGTCTGGCTGACCACTTACTGA
- the proP gene encoding glycine betaine/L-proline transporter ProP: MLKRKKVKPITLRDVTIIDDGKLRKAITAASLGNAMEWFDFGVYGFVAYALGKVFFPGADPSVQMIAALATFSVPFLIRPLGGLFFGMLGDKYGRQKILAITIVIMSISTFCIGLIPSYASIGIWAPILLLLCKMAQGFSVGGEYTGASIFVAEYSPDRKRGFMGSWLDFGSIAGFVLGAGVVVLISTVVGEENFLEWGWRIPFFIALPLGIIGLYLRHALEETPAFQQHVDKLEQGDREGLQDGPKVSFKEIATKHWRSLLACIGLVIATNVTYYMLLTYMPSYLSHNLHYSEDHGVLIIIAIMIGMLFVQPVMGLLSDRFGRRPFVIMGSIALFALAIPAFILINSNIIGLIFAGLLMLAVILNCFTGVMASTLPAMFPTHIRYSALAAAFNISVLIAGLTPTLAAWLVESSQNLMMPAYYLMVIAVIGFITGITMKETANQPLKGATPAASDIQEAKEILGEHYDNIEQKIEDIDQEIAELQVKRTRLVQQHPRIDE; this comes from the coding sequence GCAGCCTCGCTGGGTAATGCCATGGAATGGTTCGATTTTGGTGTTTATGGTTTTGTTGCTTACGCATTAGGTAAAGTTTTCTTTCCGGGGGCTGACCCCAGCGTGCAGATGATTGCCGCCCTTGCTACCTTCTCCGTTCCCTTTTTAATTCGTCCGCTCGGTGGTTTGTTCTTCGGTATGCTTGGCGATAAATACGGTCGCCAGAAAATACTCGCCATTACCATCGTCATTATGTCGATCAGTACTTTCTGTATTGGCTTGATCCCGTCTTATGCCTCGATTGGCATCTGGGCGCCGATCCTGCTGCTGCTGTGTAAGATGGCACAGGGATTCTCGGTCGGCGGTGAGTACACCGGGGCGTCGATTTTTGTGGCTGAGTATTCTCCCGACCGCAAACGCGGCTTTATGGGAAGCTGGCTGGACTTCGGTTCTATTGCCGGGTTTGTACTCGGCGCGGGCGTGGTGGTACTGATCTCCACCGTTGTCGGTGAAGAGAATTTCCTCGAATGGGGCTGGCGTATTCCGTTCTTTATCGCTCTGCCGTTAGGGATTATCGGGCTTTACCTGCGCCACGCGCTGGAAGAAACCCCGGCGTTCCAGCAGCATGTCGATAAACTGGAGCAGGGCGACCGTGAAGGTTTGCAGGACGGGCCGAAAGTCTCCTTTAAGGAGATTGCCACCAAACACTGGCGCAGCCTGCTGGCATGTATCGGTCTGGTGATTGCCACCAACGTGACTTATTACATGTTGCTCACCTACATGCCGAGCTATTTGTCGCATAACCTGCACTACTCTGAAGATCATGGGGTGCTGATTATTATCGCAATCATGATCGGGATGCTGTTTGTCCAGCCGGTGATGGGGCTGCTGAGCGACCGTTTTGGCCGCCGACCGTTCGTGATTATGGGCAGCATCGCGCTGTTTGCGCTGGCGATCCCGGCCTTTATTCTGATCAACAGTAATATCATCGGTCTGATTTTTGCCGGTTTGCTGATGCTGGCGGTGATCCTCAACTGCTTTACGGGGGTCATGGCCTCAACGCTGCCGGCGATGTTCCCAACGCATATTCGCTATAGCGCGCTGGCGGCGGCGTTTAATATCTCAGTGCTGATTGCTGGTCTGACGCCGACGTTGGCTGCCTGGCTGGTGGAAAGCTCGCAAAACCTGATGATGCCTGCCTATTATCTGATGGTCATTGCGGTGATTGGTTTTATTACCGGTATCACCATGAAAGAGACGGCGAACCAACCGCTGAAAGGGGCGACGCCTGCGGCTTCGGATATTCAGGAAGCGAAAGAAATTCTCGGTGAGCATTACGATAATATCGAGCAAAAAATCGAGGATATCGATCAGGAGATTGCCGAACTGCAGGTGAAACGTACAAGGTTGGTACAGCAGCATCCGCGTATTGACGAGTAA